TTGAAACGTTTTGCAAGAACATGTTAAGAATTCCTAAAACAATGGCTGCTAGAATAGTTCCTGTGATAGAACCAAGCCCACCAAGAACGGCAATAATCAAGTAATCAATTGATTTCATGATAGTAAAGTCTTTTGGTACAACTGTTCCGATGTAACCAACGTAAAGTGAGCCAGCGATAGCTGAAATGATAGCTCCCATTACAAAAATTAAGACTTTCATTCTTGTGACGTTGACACCCATTGCTTCTGCTGCAATCTCATCTTCACGAACAGAAATAACTTGACGTCCAATAGATGAACGCAAGAAATTTAAAATCAAAATCGTAATTGCGACGACAAAGATAAAGATTACTGGCCATGTTGTGTATGGCAAAATTCCTGTCAAACCAGCCGCACCGTTGGTTAAATCGCCACCATTGACAATAACAATACGGATAATTTCAGCCATACCAAGCGTTGCAATCGCAAGGTAGTCACCTTTCAAACGAAGTGTTGGAATACCAAAAACAAGCGCCACAAGAACAGCAATCACAATCCCAACAAGCATTGAGAAATAGAAACCACCATAAGTTGGATTTTGTTGTGTAATAATCGCTGTTGCATAAGCACCGATTGCCATAAACCCAGCTTGTCCAAGTGTGAATTGTCCTGAGAAACCGAGCACAAGGTTAGTACCAAGTCCCATTAAAATACTAATCCCAATCCCCATGAGAATTTGAATGTAGTAAAGGTTCAAAATATTAGTTGTTGCTAGAAATTCTAAGATTCCAAAAAGAACAACAATCAAAGCAAGCCAAGAAAGATTGATTTTTAGATTCTTTTTCATTTTCTACACCTTCTCTTTCACGTTTTTGCCAAGAATACCAGCAGGTCTTACCAAAAGAATGATAATTAAGACACCGTAAACAATGGCATCACGATAACTTGAAAGGTTGAGAGAAATTGATAAAGTTTCCAAAATACCAATAACAAATCCACCTAAAGCTGCCCCTGGAATAATGCCGATACCACCAAGAACAGCGGCAACGAAGGCTTTGATACCAGGTGTCATCCCCATTAATGGTTCAATTGAGTTATAGTAAAGACCGATTAACACACCTGCGGCACCTGCAAGTGCAGAACCAAGCGCAAATGTGAAACTAATTGTTGAATTGACGTTAATTCCCATTAATTCAGCTGCATCGCTATCAACAGATACAGCACGCATTGCTTTCCCCATTTTTGTTTTCTTAACGATTAATTGCAACGCAACCATCAAAACAAGGGAAACAATCAAAATCAACAATTGAATGTTTGTCACCGTTACAGAGCCAATCTTGTAGCTGACAATGTCGATAGCTTGCGGGAATGAACGTGTATTTGCACCGACCAAGAAAATCATACCATATTCAAGGAAGAATGACACACCAATCGCCGTAATCAAAGCTGCAATACGCGTCGAATGACGTAATGGACGATAAGCCAAAAACTCAATAATCATTCCCAGACAAGCTGTGGCAATCATTGTAAAAATGAGTGCAATCCAGAAATTCATGTGAAGGCTACTAATAGCATAGTAACCGATAAATGCACCTAGCATATAAATATCGCCATGAGCAAAATTAATTAATTTAATAATCCCATAAACCATGGTATAACCAAGAGCAAGTAACGCATAGATACTTCCTAGAATAATACCATTAACCAGTTGTTGGGGGAGCTGTTCTAAAAACATATAATACCAAACTTTCTAGTTATGTGATATAAAGCTAAAGGAAAATGACCTCTAGTTATCTCCTGTAATTTCAACGGCTTCAGCCGAATCTTCAACACCATCTTTCATCTTAACCATCAAGGCTGTCTTGATTGGGTTATGATCTTCATCGATAGTCATTGTACCAGTAACACCTTCAAAATCTGTCAGATTTGCTAAGTTATTAGCAATATCAACAGAAGTCTCTGCGCCTTCTGCTGCTTTTGCAATCATATAAACAGAGTCATATGCAAGCGCTGCAAACATATTTGGTTCTGAACCGTATTTTTCTTTATATGCTGCAATAAATTCTGTTGCTTTATCTGAAAGTGCTGTTTTCGTTGAATAACCTGATACGTAATAAACATCATGCGTATTTGCTGTACCAGCCAAGTCAGCAAAGCTATCATCATTGAAACCATCAGGTCCCAAAATTGGAACTTCGATACCCATATCACGCGCTT
This sequence is a window from Streptococcus macedonicus ACA-DC 198. Protein-coding genes within it:
- the livM gene encoding Branched-chain amino acid transport system permease protein LivM, producing MKKNLKINLSWLALIVVLFGILEFLATTNILNLYYIQILMGIGISILMGLGTNLVLGFSGQFTLGQAGFMAIGAYATAIITQQNPTYGGFYFSMLVGIVIAVLVALVFGIPTLRLKGDYLAIATLGMAEIIRIVIVNGGDLTNGAAGLTGILPYTTWPVIFIFVVAITILILNFLRSSIGRQVISVREDEIAAEAMGVNVTRMKVLIFVMGAIISAIAGSLYVGYIGTVVPKDFTIMKSIDYLIIAVLGGLGSITGTILAAIVLGILNMFLQNVSNLRMIIYSLALILVMIFRPGGLLGTKEFTLSRFFNKTKGDNH
- the livH gene encoding High-affinity branched-chain amino acid transport system permease protein LivH; translated protein: MFLEQLPQQLVNGIILGSIYALLALGYTMVYGIIKLINFAHGDIYMLGAFIGYYAISSLHMNFWIALIFTMIATACLGMIIEFLAYRPLRHSTRIAALITAIGVSFFLEYGMIFLVGANTRSFPQAIDIVSYKIGSVTVTNIQLLILIVSLVLMVALQLIVKKTKMGKAMRAVSVDSDAAELMGINVNSTISFTFALGSALAGAAGVLIGLYYNSIEPLMGMTPGIKAFVAAVLGGIGIIPGAALGGFVIGILETLSISLNLSSYRDAIVYGVLIIILLVRPAGILGKNVKEKV